The following are encoded in a window of uncultured Sphaerochaeta sp. genomic DNA:
- a CDS encoding acyl-ACP thioesterase domain-containing protein, whose translation MYDELITIDERNVAHSSFATYSYETDCFTDARLAFYFQVVQEAAGTHAASRGCSIPEMHKEGKTWVITRSQMEVFRYTRWPEVLRVETWAQDPIRLHLPRVVRAFDADGKLLFIAKTFWAILDLERGRPCRPKDMSLRIGLPPSEDTEHSVDMHLENSRHGEDESLHRLAVHTPKITYLDTDRNLHVNNISYLTWALESLPSSFRNRCKAKEVDVSYLRQTFLEDAVVVYTESKDPDALQKDEPLLHHRIVRIEEDGSETVVWAGSTRWKKREDLR comes from the coding sequence ATGTATGATGAACTGATTACGATTGATGAACGAAATGTGGCACACAGCTCCTTCGCCACGTACAGCTATGAGACCGATTGTTTCACTGATGCTCGTCTTGCCTTCTATTTCCAGGTAGTACAGGAAGCAGCCGGGACCCATGCAGCAAGCAGGGGGTGCTCGATTCCTGAAATGCATAAAGAGGGTAAGACCTGGGTGATTACCCGCAGCCAGATGGAAGTGTTCCGCTATACTCGTTGGCCCGAAGTGCTGAGGGTGGAAACATGGGCACAGGATCCGATCAGGCTGCATCTGCCCCGTGTTGTCAGAGCATTCGATGCAGATGGAAAGCTGCTGTTCATTGCCAAGACCTTTTGGGCAATTCTTGATCTGGAACGTGGCAGGCCATGCAGACCTAAGGACATGTCCCTACGCATCGGCCTTCCCCCATCTGAGGATACAGAACACTCGGTGGATATGCATCTTGAGAATAGTCGTCATGGGGAAGATGAGTCTCTTCATCGATTGGCTGTCCATACCCCCAAGATCACCTATCTTGATACTGACCGAAATCTGCATGTGAACAACATATCCTATCTCACTTGGGCCTTGGAGAGCCTTCCCTCCTCCTTCCGAAACCGTTGCAAGGCCAAGGAAGTGGATGTTTCGTATCTTCGGCAGACCTTTCTAGAGGATGCTGTTGTTGTATACACCGAGAGCAAGGATCCTGATGCATTGCAGAAGGATGAACCACTATTGCACCATAGGATTGTCAGAATAGAGGAAGATGGGAGTGAGACAGTGGTTTGGGCTGGTTCCACAAGGTGGAAGAAGCGGGAAGATCTTAGATAA
- the rsmD gene encoding 16S rRNA (guanine(966)-N(2))-methyltransferase RsmD: MRITGGIYRGRTVACPPGIIRPAMDMMRESLFSILGSLEGKTWLDLFTGSGCVGIEAASRGARLVHLVEKDRQKKATIMDNISMVESEIKLFMADVRRFIPTAKMQYDIVYADPPFPMQGKVDLAKAVDKQKLLTPGGLFIIHYPSEEKKQWPETVGSLVCYDERKYGRSTLRFYRNTKDKDLADV; this comes from the coding sequence ATGAGAATTACCGGAGGAATATATCGGGGAAGGACGGTCGCATGTCCACCAGGAATCATCAGACCAGCCATGGATATGATGAGAGAGTCTCTCTTCTCCATCTTGGGAAGTCTGGAAGGTAAAACCTGGCTGGATTTATTCACCGGAAGTGGTTGCGTCGGAATCGAGGCAGCAAGCCGGGGGGCAAGACTGGTACACTTGGTCGAAAAAGACCGACAAAAAAAGGCCACCATCATGGATAACATCAGTATGGTTGAGAGCGAGATCAAGCTCTTCATGGCCGACGTACGACGTTTCATTCCTACCGCGAAAATGCAGTATGACATTGTGTATGCAGATCCTCCCTTCCCCATGCAGGGCAAGGTTGACCTGGCAAAGGCTGTTGATAAGCAGAAGCTCCTAACCCCAGGAGGCTTGTTCATCATTCACTATCCATCCGAAGAGAAGAAACAGTGGCCAGAGACGGTAGGTTCCTTGGTTTGTTATGATGAGCGTAAATATGGAAGAAGTACCCTACGCTTCTATAGAAACACCAAAGACAAGGACCTAGCAGATGTATGA
- the recG gene encoding ATP-dependent DNA helicase RecG: MEYLRNLHQPITTLSGVGPAAKTSYAELGITTFSDLLLLSPRTWEDRSRIQPLGGIQDNQMANTLVEVLSHSYFGMRSGKKRTLKIIVRDVSGQGDGRLSLLCFGRNFLEKTIRIGRIYYLYGNVSWHHGELQCSQFELYPATEDGDFPAQFGKILPIYPLRGSLSQRLIRKNVQEILRSIHHFQEELPETLIEKYQLLFTDEAIRSYHFPPTIERLKQARRTLALTELFYLQLIARRHKGLQQRLVNQGRGIPTKLELHFMERLPFSLTKDQMTSLKEIREDLDGELPMNRLLQGDVGSGKTLIAWISALHVLSHGAQVAFMAPTELLARQHAESAASLLGELGIRLAFLTGSVKSKERRLLLKAIAEGEVDIIIGTHALFSAEVSFKNLAYVIIDEQHRFGVEQRLALTQKGTVPDVLLMTATPIPRTLSLTVFGNLNVSTLRTMPPGRKPVITHLVNEQSRRRMYASVGVEFKRGHQAYFVYPRIDDSGQSELRDVISMYDFLKQAYPDVPSALIHSKLDEEEKVSILKDYQSGKLGYLVSTSVVEVGIDIPNATCMIIEHAERFGLSALHQLRGRVGRSQLQSYCFLVFSNELTDEAKQRLKVMKESNDGFYIAEQDLLIRGPGELTGTKQSGYLRLSYASLTEDLPLIEIAREEADQILASDPGFLAPSLTVIREVLIHAPPFSADGSEA, from the coding sequence ATGGAGTATTTGAGGAACCTGCATCAGCCCATCACCACCTTGAGTGGGGTGGGCCCTGCTGCAAAGACCTCCTATGCCGAACTGGGAATTACCACCTTCAGTGATCTCTTGTTGCTCTCGCCAAGGACCTGGGAAGATAGAAGCCGTATCCAACCTTTGGGAGGCATCCAGGACAACCAGATGGCAAACACCCTGGTGGAAGTACTCTCTCACTCGTACTTTGGGATGAGAAGCGGCAAGAAGCGAACCCTTAAAATCATTGTACGTGATGTCTCCGGTCAGGGTGATGGGCGCTTGAGCTTACTCTGTTTTGGTCGTAACTTCCTGGAAAAAACCATCAGGATCGGAAGAATCTACTACCTCTATGGGAATGTAAGCTGGCATCATGGAGAGCTGCAGTGCTCCCAGTTCGAACTCTACCCGGCCACCGAGGATGGTGACTTTCCAGCGCAGTTCGGCAAGATTCTTCCCATTTATCCACTGAGAGGATCATTGAGCCAACGTCTTATCAGAAAGAATGTACAGGAGATTCTGAGAAGCATACACCACTTCCAAGAGGAATTGCCCGAAACATTGATAGAGAAATACCAACTGCTCTTTACTGACGAGGCTATTCGTAGCTATCACTTCCCACCAACAATTGAACGCCTGAAGCAGGCACGAAGAACCCTCGCATTAACTGAACTCTTCTACCTCCAGTTGATTGCACGAAGGCACAAAGGTCTGCAACAACGACTCGTCAACCAAGGCCGGGGCATCCCTACCAAACTTGAACTGCACTTCATGGAGAGACTTCCCTTCAGTCTCACCAAAGACCAGATGACCAGCTTGAAGGAGATACGGGAAGATCTTGATGGTGAGCTGCCAATGAACCGGCTGCTCCAAGGCGATGTGGGCAGTGGAAAAACCCTCATAGCCTGGATCAGTGCCCTGCATGTACTCTCTCATGGAGCGCAGGTAGCGTTTATGGCTCCCACAGAGTTGTTGGCACGCCAACATGCAGAGTCAGCGGCAAGCCTGCTTGGAGAGCTGGGTATTCGCCTGGCCTTTCTCACCGGTTCAGTAAAGAGCAAGGAAAGGCGACTACTGCTCAAGGCAATTGCAGAAGGAGAGGTAGATATCATCATCGGAACCCATGCACTCTTCTCTGCTGAGGTCAGTTTCAAGAATCTGGCGTATGTAATCATCGATGAGCAGCACAGATTCGGGGTGGAACAGCGACTTGCATTAACCCAGAAAGGCACAGTTCCTGATGTGTTGCTGATGACAGCCACCCCGATTCCCCGTACCCTTTCCCTTACCGTGTTTGGTAATCTCAATGTTTCCACCTTGAGAACCATGCCACCAGGAAGGAAGCCGGTGATCACCCATCTGGTAAACGAACAGAGCAGGAGAAGGATGTATGCATCGGTAGGTGTCGAGTTCAAACGTGGCCATCAGGCATACTTCGTTTACCCGAGAATTGATGACAGTGGGCAGAGTGAACTAAGAGATGTCATTTCCATGTATGATTTCCTCAAGCAAGCGTACCCCGATGTTCCATCAGCCCTGATCCACAGCAAACTGGACGAAGAAGAGAAAGTCTCCATCCTCAAGGACTACCAATCCGGTAAGCTTGGATACCTGGTCTCCACCAGTGTTGTTGAGGTCGGAATCGACATACCCAATGCAACCTGCATGATCATTGAACATGCCGAGCGATTCGGGCTCTCTGCCCTTCACCAGCTCAGGGGTAGGGTTGGACGTTCCCAGTTGCAATCCTACTGTTTTCTTGTTTTCTCGAATGAGTTGACCGATGAAGCAAAACAACGGCTCAAGGTAATGAAGGAATCGAATGACGGCTTCTATATAGCAGAGCAGGACCTCTTGATCAGGGGCCCCGGGGAACTGACAGGAACCAAGCAGTCCGGGTACCTCAGGCTCTCCTACGCATCATTGACGGAAGACCTCCCCCTTATTGAGATTGCACGAGAAGAAGCTGACCAGATCCTTGCCTCCGACCCAGGGTTCTTGGCCCCCTCTCTCACAGTAATCAGGGAAGTGCTTATCCATGCGCCTCCCTTCAGCGCTGACGGTAGTGAGGCGTAA
- a CDS encoding YggT family protein, whose product MNQTYYESGMAAAGGGNVLMSIASIVATLLSFYSLLIWLRIILTWIRVPGQTQENPLAYYIGKVVDPYLSWFRGISSLRRSHIDLTPLVALAVLSVVQSMLRFYGVYGTITIGMVVALIIQTLWSYLLSPVFWFLIILLGFRLYFCYKRSAKTISYITMLDSLVGGVLNWVQRLFYPKRTINDRQLVTTALVFFIVLYIAASFVIRFLVNFFGNLSF is encoded by the coding sequence ATGAACCAAACCTATTATGAAAGCGGCATGGCTGCAGCAGGCGGGGGAAATGTCTTGATGAGCATTGCCTCGATTGTTGCAACCCTACTCTCATTCTACTCCTTGCTGATCTGGCTCAGGATCATCCTTACCTGGATCAGGGTGCCTGGACAGACACAGGAAAACCCACTTGCCTACTACATAGGAAAGGTAGTTGATCCCTATCTCTCATGGTTTAGGGGGATATCCAGCCTTAGGCGCAGTCATATCGACCTTACCCCACTGGTTGCCTTGGCAGTCCTATCTGTTGTGCAGTCAATGCTCCGCTTCTATGGGGTATATGGAACCATTACCATCGGCATGGTGGTTGCGTTGATCATCCAGACACTATGGTCATACCTACTCAGTCCTGTTTTCTGGTTCTTGATCATCCTTTTAGGGTTCCGGCTCTATTTCTGCTACAAACGCAGCGCAAAAACCATCAGTTACATCACGATGCTGGACTCTCTAGTCGGCGGTGTCCTGAACTGGGTCCAAAGACTGTTCTACCCAAAACGCACAATCAACGACCGTCAGCTTGTCACCACAGCCCTGGTATTCTTCATTGTCCTTTATATTGCTGCATCCTTTGTAATCAGGTTCCTTGTGAACTTCTTTGGGAATCTCTCCTTCTAA
- the dnaE gene encoding DNA polymerase III subunit alpha, translating to MAESEIVSTEMQSTFIHLHNHTDFSLLDGAAPIPRYMAKAKELGMKSLAITDHGNMFGALRFYYAAKDAGINPIIGCEFYSNPKDHTERPLPGGKKPNQYHLILLAMNEKGYHNLMELNSISYTEGFYFKPRIDDELLIKHNEGLICLSACLGGEILQHLLNDQYDLAKERAQWFASVFDDGRYYLEMQDHGLPEQKKTNPLLKQISDETGIPLVCTNDIHYIEKSDANAQDLLLCVGTNSKKNDPNRMRFPNQEFYMKSEQEMRELFNWCPEAIENTVKIAERCNLEIHFPGPLLPNFEVPPEFSDTADYLRHLSNEGLRSHYDTITEELQKRLDYELDIITKMQFEGYFLIVMDYIQWAKNHDIPVGPGRGSGAGSLVAYSLGITDVDPIKYNLLFERFLNPERVSMPDFDIDFCYERRQEVINYVTEHYGTERVAQIATFGTLKAKAVVKDVARVLDIPFEESNNICKLIPDDPKMNLTKAFEQNNDLVELEKKGGVYAELFDAARRLEGLNRHTSTHAAGVVIGKENLLNYVPLYRDAKTGAISTQYSMDLIEECGLVKMDFLGLKTLTLVKHTEELIKKKDPTFNASEIDEQDERTFAMLGRGESNAVFQFESQGMQNILKEAKPNDIEDLVALNALYRPGPMAYIPQFINCKLGKQPITYANPELEDELKTTYGVIVYQEQVMKVAQIIAGYSLGNADILRRIMGKKKVAALEKEKVKFIEGAKALGRTEQHAIEIFEMLEPFAGYGFNKSHAVAYSVVAYQTAYLKANYPAEFWAANLTNEMGSPDKFSEYLQVAKDNGLDILPPSINYSDKHFSVVDGKIVYGLAGIKNVGEGIVELIVKEREESGPYKDLLDFLTRLETKAMNTKLLESLIKAGAFDTLGTNRPTLLENLSDAITYVQKRKEATAFGQISLFDEETEAAMETFSMREVPDWNLPEKLEMEKGLLGFYISGHPLDAFNQAIAQRVTVNTAKLEQVPFGRPVNIIAMVTGIRPFTTQKGSVMGFLQLTDKNATFDATLFPKTYEQYRDILKVDGIYGFVGKFDNSRGNDKISYLIEQILVDPNQLAPVAVSRCHIELEKSFCNNEHITQLRDLCLSYGGSCSLLLHFKEEGQESPLSVACGREFSVRYCDELVEATKENPAILHIWFD from the coding sequence ATGGCTGAGTCTGAAATAGTATCCACCGAGATGCAGAGTACCTTCATCCACCTGCACAACCATACTGATTTTTCCCTGCTCGATGGAGCAGCCCCGATCCCCCGCTATATGGCAAAAGCCAAGGAATTGGGGATGAAGAGCCTTGCCATCACTGATCATGGGAACATGTTCGGTGCACTGCGATTCTATTACGCTGCAAAGGATGCAGGGATCAACCCCATCATAGGGTGTGAGTTCTACAGTAATCCGAAGGATCATACAGAAAGACCTCTTCCAGGAGGAAAAAAGCCCAACCAGTATCATCTCATCCTGCTTGCAATGAATGAGAAGGGTTACCATAACCTGATGGAACTCAACTCGATTTCCTATACTGAAGGGTTTTACTTCAAACCCCGAATCGATGACGAGTTGCTCATCAAGCACAATGAAGGCTTGATCTGCCTCTCAGCCTGCCTTGGCGGTGAGATTCTGCAACATCTGCTCAACGACCAGTATGACTTGGCTAAGGAGAGGGCACAGTGGTTTGCCTCAGTTTTCGATGATGGACGATACTACCTCGAAATGCAGGACCACGGACTGCCTGAACAGAAGAAAACCAACCCATTGCTGAAACAGATCAGTGATGAGACCGGTATCCCTCTGGTTTGCACCAATGACATCCACTACATCGAAAAGAGTGATGCAAACGCCCAGGATCTCCTGCTCTGTGTCGGCACGAACTCCAAGAAGAATGACCCGAACAGGATGCGTTTCCCCAACCAGGAATTCTACATGAAGAGCGAGCAGGAGATGAGAGAACTCTTCAATTGGTGTCCTGAGGCTATTGAGAATACCGTCAAGATTGCAGAACGGTGCAATCTTGAGATTCACTTCCCCGGCCCCCTGCTGCCAAACTTCGAAGTTCCTCCCGAGTTCAGTGATACAGCCGACTATCTTCGCCACCTCTCCAATGAGGGTTTGAGATCACACTATGACACCATCACCGAAGAACTCCAGAAACGTCTTGATTACGAACTTGATATCATCACCAAGATGCAGTTCGAAGGGTATTTCCTTATCGTCATGGACTACATCCAGTGGGCAAAGAACCACGACATCCCTGTAGGCCCAGGACGAGGCTCCGGTGCAGGTTCCCTTGTGGCTTACTCACTGGGGATAACCGATGTCGATCCGATCAAATACAACCTGCTGTTTGAACGATTCCTCAACCCTGAACGGGTAAGCATGCCTGACTTCGATATTGACTTCTGCTACGAGAGGAGGCAGGAAGTCATCAATTATGTCACTGAGCACTACGGAACCGAACGAGTTGCCCAGATTGCCACTTTCGGTACCCTGAAAGCAAAGGCTGTAGTGAAGGATGTTGCCAGGGTACTGGATATTCCTTTCGAGGAATCGAACAATATCTGTAAACTCATCCCCGATGACCCAAAGATGAATTTGACGAAGGCCTTCGAACAGAACAACGATCTGGTAGAGCTGGAGAAGAAGGGCGGGGTCTATGCAGAACTCTTCGATGCGGCACGCCGTCTTGAGGGTCTGAACCGGCACACATCCACCCATGCGGCAGGGGTGGTCATAGGCAAGGAGAACCTGCTCAACTATGTCCCCCTCTACCGTGACGCGAAGACTGGAGCCATCTCCACCCAGTACTCAATGGACCTCATCGAGGAGTGTGGGTTGGTAAAGATGGACTTCCTTGGACTCAAGACACTCACCCTGGTCAAACATACCGAAGAGTTGATCAAGAAAAAGGATCCCACTTTCAATGCAAGTGAGATCGACGAACAAGACGAGAGAACCTTTGCCATGCTAGGCAGAGGTGAGAGCAACGCGGTATTCCAGTTTGAAAGCCAAGGAATGCAGAACATCCTCAAGGAAGCAAAACCCAATGACATAGAGGATCTGGTTGCCTTGAATGCACTCTACCGACCTGGCCCAATGGCCTATATCCCGCAGTTCATCAACTGCAAACTCGGCAAACAACCCATTACCTATGCAAACCCTGAACTGGAAGATGAGCTGAAAACCACCTACGGTGTCATTGTCTACCAGGAACAGGTAATGAAGGTGGCCCAGATTATCGCTGGGTACTCGCTCGGTAACGCTGACATTCTCAGGCGTATCATGGGTAAGAAGAAAGTTGCAGCCTTGGAAAAGGAGAAGGTGAAGTTCATTGAAGGGGCAAAGGCACTTGGTAGAACTGAGCAACATGCCATTGAGATCTTTGAGATGCTGGAACCTTTTGCAGGTTATGGATTCAACAAGAGCCATGCGGTTGCCTACTCTGTGGTGGCCTACCAGACAGCATATCTGAAAGCAAACTACCCTGCTGAATTCTGGGCTGCCAACCTCACCAATGAGATGGGGAGTCCAGATAAGTTCAGTGAGTACTTGCAAGTTGCAAAAGACAATGGGCTGGATATCCTACCTCCTTCGATCAACTATTCGGACAAGCATTTCTCTGTCGTTGATGGAAAGATTGTGTATGGACTCGCAGGTATCAAGAATGTTGGGGAAGGAATCGTTGAACTGATCGTAAAGGAGAGGGAAGAGAGCGGACCCTACAAGGACTTGCTTGACTTCCTTACCCGCCTGGAAACCAAGGCGATGAATACAAAACTCCTGGAATCACTGATCAAGGCAGGGGCATTCGATACACTGGGAACCAATCGCCCCACCCTGCTTGAGAATCTCAGTGACGCCATCACCTATGTACAGAAACGAAAAGAAGCAACCGCATTCGGGCAGATCTCGCTCTTCGATGAAGAGACTGAGGCTGCCATGGAGACATTTTCCATGCGGGAGGTACCTGACTGGAACCTACCTGAAAAATTGGAGATGGAAAAAGGATTGCTCGGGTTCTATATCTCGGGTCACCCGCTGGATGCATTCAACCAGGCAATTGCACAGCGGGTGACTGTCAATACCGCAAAACTGGAGCAGGTTCCCTTTGGCCGTCCGGTAAACATCATAGCCATGGTCACAGGAATCAGGCCATTCACCACCCAAAAGGGCAGTGTCATGGGATTCTTGCAGCTTACCGACAAGAATGCAACCTTTGATGCAACACTCTTCCCAAAGACCTATGAACAATATCGGGACATTCTCAAGGTGGATGGAATCTATGGGTTTGTAGGGAAGTTCGACAACTCCCGAGGCAATGACAAGATATCCTATCTTATCGAGCAGATTCTCGTTGACCCTAATCAGCTTGCTCCAGTGGCGGTAAGCAGATGCCATATTGAACTGGAGAAATCCTTCTGCAACAATGAACATATCACACAGCTCAGGGACCTCTGCCTCTCCTATGGCGGGTCCTGTTCTCTCCTGCTCCACTTCAAGGAAGAAGGACAGGAGTCTCCTCTCAGTGTTGCCTGTGGCAGGGAGTTCAGTGTGCGCTATTGTGATGAATTGGTAGAAGCAACAAAGGAAAATCCTGCTATCTTGCATATTTGGTTCGACTAA
- a CDS encoding FAD binding domain-containing protein, whose amino-acid sequence MYEGIRSPVIHTPKTLSEFATIAHRYPQAVIWGGGTYLMSQSDYYPSEVKDGIINLGELEELKRITRNDRFVEIGAMVTASQLLYAGKLVLPEILQKTLQSQASQIVRRQTTIGGSLCVPDIRFGLSTTLAILDANAEVKYYQGGKATTHWIPIAKLYDKDGKLLLGPQKALLTRIRIGLEYGDFQRFIIVEDPIRNTDECVIVAFQATRAQNTISKVQFCTTFPNKAYHISKDLVSKLSGQTLPIHPERVNTLSYELVSELRKMHGAISELQLERARRIFESFLHELNAQTLSS is encoded by the coding sequence GTGTACGAAGGCATTAGGTCTCCTGTCATCCATACTCCCAAGACACTGAGCGAATTTGCAACCATTGCCCATCGCTATCCCCAAGCTGTCATCTGGGGAGGTGGTACATATCTGATGAGCCAGAGTGACTACTATCCAAGTGAGGTAAAGGATGGCATCATCAATCTTGGCGAGCTTGAGGAGCTGAAACGAATTACCAGAAATGATCGGTTTGTTGAAATAGGGGCAATGGTAACCGCAAGTCAATTGCTGTATGCAGGGAAATTGGTCCTCCCTGAGATTCTCCAGAAAACCCTGCAAAGCCAAGCCTCCCAGATTGTAAGAAGACAGACCACCATAGGGGGAAGCCTCTGTGTCCCTGATATTCGTTTTGGGTTGTCAACGACACTAGCCATTCTCGACGCAAACGCCGAGGTAAAATACTACCAGGGGGGAAAGGCAACAACCCACTGGATCCCGATTGCAAAGCTCTATGACAAAGATGGGAAACTGTTGCTCGGCCCACAGAAAGCCCTGTTGACAAGAATTCGCATCGGGCTCGAATATGGCGATTTCCAACGGTTCATTATCGTTGAAGACCCTATCCGGAATACTGATGAATGTGTTATAGTTGCGTTTCAAGCAACCCGTGCACAAAATACCATTTCCAAGGTACAGTTTTGCACGACGTTCCCAAACAAGGCCTATCATATCAGCAAGGACCTTGTTTCGAAATTGTCGGGGCAGACCCTCCCGATTCATCCAGAACGGGTCAATACGCTCTCCTATGAGCTGGTATCTGAATTAAGAAAAATGCATGGAGCGATAAGCGAATTACAGCTTGAGCGTGCCAGGAGAATCTTCGAATCCTTCCTGCACGAACTCAACGCCCAGACGCTCTCCTCCTGA